aaagtgcATTTCcgtatccttttcatttttgggaAATCTATCTTGTATTCAAgaacttactttttcttcttcttctccacaaAATCTATAAGAGCTATTAACGGCTCTAGAAAATTTTGAGGGATGAAATTGCCAACACGACATCAATTGTACAATATTGCAATCCATAGTGACACCTTTCATATCAAGTTATAAGGGCTATTAgcacttttaaaatttttgttcttttattatctATTAGAATTTGCAATGTCGAATATATAATAATGATATTGTTTTTAATGTTATCAAGACATTAATTTGTTATATTCATTAGTTCTAACTAGTGATACTTTAAGGTATCATGGAGTATTAAAAATGAACACAATGTATAATTCAATGTAGATCGCATGTCCTCAAGGGGCGTAAACACGATTAAATATCATATTAACTGCTGAACCCAAAGTCCGAGAATTTCATTGTTATGGGATCAAACTTCCCGAAGTGAGTTGCAAACCCctattcaaattttatattctgAGTTGAGCCAATTACCTAATTGTAAAATAACGCAATTTTAAGTGAAAAAGGGCTCAATAGGAAGAAAGATCACATAACCCGACATCATGTTTTATAATCTTCAAGCAACAATTCGTTGGCCAAGGAAAATATGTAGAAAATACTAAGAGGGCCTAGTCGCAAAGGTCCAAAGCGAAAGGGCCAAGGCCGATTTGTAAGAATACCTTAGCCCAAGCCTTACAGCTAAGTTAGGCAAGAGAAAGACCCAGCTCGATTggttatataaagaaaatggtTAATATTATAAAAGATATCAAATTAGTACACTACTATCACCTTTACCATGGataaattttcatattacaAAAGATTTCAAATTAGCAATATAGTGCCCTATttaattccaaattaattttcatatcaTCAATAATTCTAAATTGATGCATTCTTACCACATTTATTCCACATTAATTTTCATGTCACAGAAAATTCCAAGTTAGTATGCATATGCGACATTTATCCCAAAGtaatttttgtatcataaaataTCATAAACTAATACAGCAATGCCACATTCACTTCCAAACCAGTTTTTcgtgttacaaaaaaaataataatctcgAACTAGTACGTTTTGTGCAAAGGGATTTGAGTATGTCTCTTTATGGACCATCAATAATGCGATGATAAGCTCATTGGCAGGGCGACTGTCGGTGATCCAAAGCTTGCCAGAGGAGATGGTGATGAAATCGTAGGACATCCCGAGGGAGGAATtggttttctgttttttttttccctaactttcctcccttttttggAGTTTTTCTCATATGATCAAGTCTAGATCTAGAAACTTTTATCTCTCGGGGAGGTTTTGGGGACATTTTTATCCGAACCTAGTCtaaatttggggatttttttgtGCATGATTTTGGGGTTTCACTTCCCTCGGGTTTCATTCATGTACAAGTCCAATTTTAAAGGAGATTGGAGAAGTTTCATGAAGGTTTGGCTTTTACAAGCTGTGTTCATTCGACCATGTTTCTTTGAACAGTGATGGTATTGAGGACGCATAACTTAGGTACGCACTGTCAAAGGGCAAAGTTGTAGGTGGAAATCTCGATATTTGCACATTATTAAAGACATATTCGGCGATTGGCCACTGATTTTGGCGTGAAGAACTCACAAATCTGCTCTTTAAGCAGGTGACTATTAATTTTGATCTCATAATTCATCTTGTTATATGGAGCTTGTTTTGTTGTGGAGTTGTCTTGGTTTACAATTGGATTGCGATGTTTCTCTCTTgtatttatgtgaaattgaataaaatgttgcttttgaaaaaaagaaaaagaacttatTAATGATGttaaaattatgtctcgagtttgtgTCCGTGTACGATACCCGATCCGTACAAAATATTTACATGCTGAAACAAGAAAGAACGTGCGCGGagcatttgatgaaaaatggcGCAGGATAGGAGCCGAAGAGATCCCGCCCATGATCTGCGCTTGGCGTTGGAAATAAAGTCTTCAATCTATGGGATTCTTCTCATTTGTCAGCTTGAAATCTGAAGGGGTGATCGTCCAAAATTCCTACGTtattaaatgcatgcacatgaccatgtgcatgcatgcccGTAGAAAAAGGTGTGCTGCCTCAGAAGCCTATCATGTAGGCGCTGAACTCTCACCCTCTCTTTTGTTCAACGTTTGTGGGcttctcttattttattattattaaagaaagaaataaggcAGAAGTTCTACGTGTGTCAGTGCATATTGTTCATCCGCTCACATGCTCTCATTAACTGCATGGTGGCTCATGCTCTGAAGATCGGCGCCTGACAACTCTGGAGCacaatattattttgtttccttcccTTCAACCGATAAAAAGGGGAAGACGTCTGGAGCTCGGTAAGCTGCGAAAAGAAAGAGCGAAAGGAAAAGAGCTCgtgagatcgagagagagagagagtgcgaggcttgagctcagaGAGGTTTTGTGCGGTAGTTGAGTCCattgatttgttttgttaaacaccgtgggtatcgggtataaagtagggctggaaaacacttgagtgcatatgtgattgtaatcctcgtaattctccgatttatagtggattgatttgctggCTCCGCGTGGACGCAGGTTCCGacattcggaccgaaccacgttaATCTCTGgtatccttttcttttattgttcctcgttttattttgatcgatttctatagctcccgacataattgcaaaatatacGATCTGCTTCCGCTGCGACGCCGATTAATTTCAACAGATGAAAGTTGTATATACGTAACGTGtcaatgtttttgaatttttggaatttatatTAAAGATAGTGTATATTAGAgtgatttatcaattttttttttcataattatcaTCTAATTTTGAATTGTCAATTCTCATTTGAGTTACCTCCAAGAAAACTTGAGGTAACCTAGACAATTTAAGTAAAACTAAACAAATGTTGGTATGTGCGAATGAAAGTTAGtttctcaaaattaattagTAAATTACAAAGAAAGTTTGCAATTCATTAATCATTTTATAGAATAGATAGTTGGTAAATGTAAAATGTTAGTGCAAAGTAGATAAAAGTAGATAATAgataagagaatattttttaagagATAAAAGAAGTTAATacttttaaacaaaacaaagaaacattGGCAACTAATTTAATAGGAGTTGGTAACAAgaaattctttaataacttagttAGAGAAAAGTTTGTAATCAGTCTCATTGAggttaaaaatttctaaaataattagtcaatttaaaatttcagcaagtaagacaaataaaagtggtaacttgataaattttaaaaagcacATAAATATTGGTAATAAGAAACTCACACGAGAGTTGGCATCCCAAAACTAATTGGTAATTGGAAGAAAGTGATATTGACTTAAATAATTGTTAATAAAATCGTTTAATATTTGATAGACTTAACACATTGACAAGAAATGTAAATAAACTAATGATCTCGAAAGTAATTTGACATCCCATCACGTTCAAATTGTTCTGATGCCAACAAACCATattagatgaaaagaaaaatgtgcaGCTCATTCCATTGCCAAGTATATATAGAAATATTTGGTTCCATCCAACACATTACTATTATCTGCTTATCTCTTAGCATTGCTTTATTCTATATGATCCGGTATTGAACCTTTGCTTATAGCCATCTTGGGTTAGGCATGACCCTTGGAAGCCATTATTTGGCTGCGCATGTTGCGGAAATAGACCACCATCTTGTCCCTTGGCGGCAAGTTTTCCTTGATCACAGGGTGCTCAACAAACCTGCTGGTCCATGCCACCATGGCCGGGAACTTTGCCGGGTCACAGATCTTCATTGAACCGAGCTCGTCCCAAACGGGCAGCCAGTGACAGACCCAACCGATTGCAAGGTCCAAGTACCCAATTCCCTCACCACCAAAGAAGGCCTTGCCTTCGATCACTCCCTCAATGTGCCCCAAAGCTTCAGTGGCAAATTCTATggctctttccttttcctctccctCAGAGCACAGAGCAATCCAAGCATTCCTTAAAAGCTGCAGGATCAAAACCAAAGAATTGTTTCAAATCGTTGAAGTACTTATGCAATCGGGCTCAAGTAAAAATTAAGAAGgtgcaaaattttgatttatgtCTGAACTATGAGCATAACTACATTTTGCATCGGGTGCTTTTGAGAACCTCAGTCGAAGTGCCAGACCAGGCCCTCGAGATTTTCCCTAAAATACTCTGGTGAGAACGTTTGGAAATGGGAACTAATTTGCCTTAGAAATAGCAGATCCTTTtggcctcttcttcttttgcttagCATACTGAATCCAAATGCAATTTCAGATTAGACTCCCACAGAAGGCAATGGCATCCATTTGGAATCTCACTCTTGGACAATGGGGGCTTCAAGTGTCAATTTGCGCAAGGAAGCAGAATCTAAGACACAGTAAAATCATCCACAGGGACAGAGTAACTGATAAGCCGCGCTATCACGATCCACACACAACCGTTGAATCTTAAATACAATTCCAAAGGTCAAATCATCAGGAAAACAAGGACAAGCAAAGCTATTCTCTGCACCGAGAAAGGAACAGGTGCAGTATCCGACAGTGGGCTTCATTCCATTCTGGACAGGGGAAAGAGAAATGCTCCATTATCAATTAGGTCTACCAGCACTCCCCGGCCAAACTACACAATCTTCCCACGATCTACCAAGAAAAAGAGGACccgaaaggagaaaaagaaaatttacctGGCCTTCTGCAACTGAAGCCCAGAATCGAGCCATGGCTCTGTCGTAAGGATCTTGAGGGAGCAGAGGGCTCTGCTTCCACGTCTCGTCGATGTACTCGAGGATGAGGAACGACTCGCAGACCACTCTGCCTCCATGGACGAGGACAGGGACTTTCTGGTGAACAGGGTTGAGCCGCAGAAGCAGAGCGCTCTTGTTGAGGAGGTCTTCCTCGATGTAGtcgtaggctatgcccttgagTTTTAATGCCCACTCCACCCTCCGCACGAAGGGGCTGACCCAGAGCCCTAGGAGCTCTACTTCCTTTGGGTTTGCCATTCGAGCTTCTCGGGAGATGACCGGTTTTTCTGTGAGCTGCTTGTCGTTGGCGGCGATGGGACTTTGCAAGAAgctttatagagagagagagagagagagaggtcaaaggcttttcttttctttcatgcCAGATTTTCTCCCATCCGCATTCATAGTGGAAAAGATGAAATGCAAAAGGTTCAACCGAGGAGACCAAATGACAATTGAGTTTGAACCTTATTTGCGTGAGCCCAAAGAAATGTTGAAATTGTACATTGTGCGCGGCCGGACTTAGCAGGTCCATCAACCCTcgtaccttttttttctttttttctttttttcgttagCGCTTACTCTCAAGAGCAACTCACTGCACCAATAACAAGCAGACAACATCTTCTGAGAAACGAAAATCAATcggatatgtttttttttttttttgccctcttTTCCGTCtaacaaataaaaagttggtAGCATGTGCGACATTTATCCCAAAgtaatttttatatcataaaaatcctaaactaataCGGCAATGTCAGGTTTACTCTCAAACTAGTTtttcatgttacaaaaaaaagaagaaaaaactctCAAATCAGTATATTTTAGTGCAAAGGGATTTGAGCATGTGTCTCTTTATGGACCATCAATAATAATGCGATGATAAGCTCGTTGGTACTTGGTAGGGCAGCTGTCAGTGATCCAAAGCCTACCAAAGGAGGTGGTGATGAACTCATAGGACATCCCGAGGGCGGaggttgagaaaatattgggtacgtctaATGTaagggtgtgcaacggaaaccacCCGAATcgggaccggaccggaccggccggttttgggcggttcccacgatcggcggtccggttcccggttccaaggtgggaaccggaccaaccggaccgaccggaccggactaaatttttttatatatgatttatatacatataatatataaacacatataatatatgaatattatatatgaaacttgttgtaatcggaattgcaattgaggtaacaatCTCTTATGTGGtcaagagaccaccaaagctcttagaaaacttatttgttagttttatcttccactcgatgtgggataaggctctaggagttcctcatgctcactctctctcttgctcccctcacttgcaaatgacaaggcacttcaagcctcaaagagtccgacatcgactaaacattcaaaatatagaagagagattgtctataaaacctaagccaagcacaaattttactcaaattgtttatggcttttatgcttaaaattaagagtgaaacacataaattatgattaatcttcacgcaagtgaagtttgaatattttgcacgtgaaaaCATGTGTGAGTAATTTTATTAAATCGCCCGGAAACCGAATTAGATTGATCGGTCCAAAGCATGGTCGTTCTTTAATGAATGGTCgttatttagtgaaaaaagaaagtgttgATCCTAttggaccgaaccggaccggaccggaaccgatggtccggtccacggttcccaaaattgggaaccagttttcccggtccggttcccggttccaccttggaactggaccgaaccgggaaccgatcacccctagtctAACGTTCCAACGTGGCGAATGGGAAGGTACTGGGAAAGCGACACGTGTCCTCAAATGGGACCCACAAGCTGAgcggaaattttgaaaattttgcatgCTGTAACATTCTTCTGCACAGACCGACGCTTTCTCTCGCTCTTCCTCtcatgaattcaaaatttcacattCCCTCATCTTCGCTCTCTCCCGTGGTCGCCGCTTTCGCCACGACACTCACTTGGGTGTCACTTCTTCACTCTTTGCTCCGGCGCTCGCTCAGTGCCCGACCATGCATGTTCGGTTCCGCTCGTTCTCCTCCACCAGTTCTTCCAACTCCTTCATTGCCTTGACAATCGAGTGCTCGGCTGCGAGCTCTTTCACCAGCTTCAAGACGCAACCCTCTCAAAGGACGACTTCAGGGTCGAGATCCAGTCGACGCTGTTCTTCGCGTTGCTGACACACCACGCCTGGATGAGCCGAAGGAGCGTGTGATTCGGGGTGAGGCCGGAAGCCCTCGGCAGCGGCTGGTTAGGCAATTTTCGGCCGCGCTGTTGCTGGAGGACTTGGACAGCCACTTCTCGATACTCTCGCACTCGTAGGTTATGCCCGTCACGGTCGTCACGAGGGCCCTCACGATCTGCAAGGATTGGACAAAGGAAGTACCAAGGGATCTTGACGTCGTGGCCCTCCATGAATCGATGTGGTGACTCTTAGattgaagagggagagagaatgtcTTGAAGTTGAAGTTATTCTGTATATTTTCTAAAGATGGAGTTAATTATATGGTGATATGTTCAAATATCATGAACTGCAAGTTGTGGCTTGCAAAAAGTTTAACTAGGCAAATCTTGTGGGTTCAGGTTTGATTGGAGAGTGTTTTACGTTCTTTTCTGGAACTTTCAAGTCTTGTTTGATtgttttagggattttttttttttggggtcgggATTGAAACTGCAGGAAAATCGCATCCTTGTTTTGCATGTTACAATTGGCTTTGCCTTTTCTCTTAGAGTTCAACATTCTGGTTTCGCATGTTTGGCTCCTTTTTACCAATTCCTAATTCTGATTAGTAGTTGCAATTAAAAGTTCGATTTTCTTATCATAGGCAGAAACAAAAATTCGATTTTGCTTTGATTGACAATTCTTTTCTtgccaaaaaaatcaagagaaattcTCGTTTGGATTTCATATTCCTTAAAATGAAGAGATTGTGGAAAGAAGACTTCAACACAGGTACACTATATGGTAGACTGGTGTAGACAAAACTTAACTTCATCATTGATGAACTAAATCCAgcataagataaaaataaaataaaaaaggcactATTCTCACTTAATTTAATTGTGCCAAGATATTATTAGCCCCCACTATGAACTTAACCATAAGAACAGCCAGTAAAAACATCAAGATTACTACAGGTTACTTGACTATAGGCACAAAACTTGCAAGATACAACTATTCTCGatgaaattgaccaaaaaaaataaaattggatgGCTTTGACTAGAAAAGGAATCCTCAAAATCCAAGGAAGAATTTGGAGAACCAGATTGCTGGCCATACACTATGGAGGAAAAGAACGcactattttctatttctaacgGCACAAAATTGCATGAAGGGTGGCTTCAAAGTGCTACAGCAGCTTTCCCTGGAGATACAAGGAAAGCAGCATGAACAGTGAGGGGTTCATAGTGATCAGCTTCGGCGCCACACCACCCTGCACGTTAAAATCAATTGTGAGGCAACGTTAAATGCAGATAGAGAGTTCACAATTCTAGACAACTTGCTAcaattttcacttctttttttcattattttcctttGGTTTTCTAGGAAGTAGGCAGAATACCAAATTCATTTACCTATTCCTTTCATGAAGAGGAATAAAGGAGGACCCCATGTTTGACTTCTAGCTGAATCGATTCATGGAGGGCCGCGACATCAAGATCCCTTGGTACTTCCTCTGTCCGATATCTTGGCAGATCATGAGGGACCCCGTGTC
This region of Eucalyptus grandis isolate ANBG69807.140 chromosome 8, ASM1654582v1, whole genome shotgun sequence genomic DNA includes:
- the LOC104456097 gene encoding glutathione transferase GST 23, whose protein sequence is MANPKEVELLGLWVSPFVRRVEWALKLKGIAYDYIEEDLLNKSALLLRLNPVHQKVPVLVHGGRVVCESFLILEYIDETWKQSPLLPQDPYDRAMARFWASVAEGQLLRNAWIALCSEGEEKERAIEFATEALGHIEGVIEGKAFFGGEGIGYLDLAIGWVCHWLPVWDELGSMKICDPAKFPAMVAWTSRFVEHPVIKENLPPRDKMVVYFRNMRSQIMASKGHA